In a genomic window of Enterobacter asburiae:
- a CDS encoding LysR family transcriptional regulator produces MRPPLDFNTLKVFIAVVEKESFVGASRALEMPTSNVSRCISQLEDKLNLQLIERSTRHMKLTQAGHLLYNRAKPILEALEQTETELTLRQMQLKGPLRICIPNEIGPVLLGSIVADFACQHPDLEISCVTNLSGFESVRDDLDLAIIVTRGQMDDSDYIARHLVTIPCTIVAAPSVIQRYGTPSHIQHFEELPCITTVSALKGAPWQFVNKKGGFETIKVKGHYRVNSGEMAGRAAVAGVGFAILSKQACQPYINDGRLIELNFEQSPAPLQLFALYSDRRYLPAKTRALIDFMHQKLSNISCVT; encoded by the coding sequence ATGCGGCCGCCTCTGGATTTTAATACCCTGAAAGTGTTCATTGCTGTGGTTGAAAAAGAGAGTTTTGTTGGGGCATCCAGGGCGCTGGAAATGCCGACATCAAATGTGAGTCGTTGTATTTCTCAGTTAGAAGACAAACTCAATCTTCAGCTTATAGAGCGCAGTACCCGCCATATGAAACTCACCCAGGCGGGCCACCTGCTCTATAACCGAGCGAAGCCAATACTGGAGGCACTTGAGCAAACTGAAACAGAATTAACGTTGCGGCAAATGCAGCTTAAGGGCCCGTTACGTATCTGTATTCCTAATGAAATAGGCCCGGTCTTGCTGGGATCTATAGTTGCCGATTTCGCCTGTCAGCACCCGGATCTGGAAATTAGCTGCGTCACAAATTTGTCTGGCTTTGAATCCGTTCGTGACGATCTGGATTTAGCGATCATTGTCACCCGTGGCCAGATGGATGACAGTGACTACATCGCTCGCCATCTGGTGACTATCCCTTGTACCATCGTTGCTGCACCTTCTGTCATTCAACGTTATGGCACCCCTTCTCATATACAGCATTTTGAAGAATTACCCTGTATTACAACCGTAAGCGCACTTAAAGGTGCTCCCTGGCAGTTTGTTAATAAAAAGGGGGGATTCGAGACGATAAAGGTTAAAGGCCATTACCGGGTAAACAGCGGAGAGATGGCAGGACGAGCGGCTGTAGCAGGTGTCGGTTTTGCCATTCTATCGAAACAAGCCTGCCAACCCTACATCAACGATGGACGGCTAATCGAGCTTAACTTTGAACAATCCCCTGCTCCACTGCAATTGTTCGCACTTTATTCAGATCGGCGCTACTTGCCTGCTAAAACACGAGCACTCATAGATTTCATGCATCAGAAATTGAGTAATATATCTTGCGTAACATAA
- a CDS encoding nucleotidyltransferase family protein yields MDYLNSLQRILSLDPSRMQVLYAVRDLQLPDCWIGAGFVRDAVWDHLHAYWKKSFSGDVDVVWFDPEWCTPDDERHLEEKLKQRMPAFDWSVKNQARMHLRNGDNPYRSTENALLYWPETATAVGVRLGANDVIEVIAPYGLNDLFELSLRPTPAFEREKYDVFRRRVEKKRWLERYPQLRLIN; encoded by the coding sequence ATGGATTATTTAAATTCATTGCAGAGAATATTGTCACTTGATCCTTCACGAATGCAGGTGCTTTACGCGGTTCGTGATTTGCAACTTCCTGATTGCTGGATAGGCGCGGGTTTTGTCAGGGATGCCGTATGGGATCACTTGCATGCCTATTGGAAAAAGTCCTTTTCAGGCGATGTGGATGTGGTCTGGTTCGATCCCGAATGGTGTACGCCAGACGATGAACGTCATCTGGAAGAAAAACTTAAGCAACGGATGCCCGCTTTTGACTGGTCCGTAAAGAATCAAGCCAGGATGCATCTGCGTAATGGTGATAATCCCTATCGCTCAACAGAAAATGCGCTGTTGTACTGGCCCGAAACTGCGACGGCTGTAGGCGTCAGGCTGGGCGCTAACGATGTTATTGAGGTCATTGCACCCTATGGTCTTAATGACCTGTTTGAGCTGAGTTTAAGACCAACGCCTGCGTTTGAGCGGGAAAAATATGACGTCTTCAGGCGGCGCGTTGAAAAGAAGCGGTGGTTAGAACGTTATCCTCAACTGCGGCTTATTAATTGA
- the oqxB gene encoding multidrug efflux RND transporter permease subunit OqxB: MDFSRFFIDRPIFAAVLSILIFITGLIAIPLLPVSEYPDVVPPSVQVRAEYPGANPKVIAETVATPLEEAINGVENMMYMKSVAGSDGVLVTTVTFRPGTDPDQAQVQVQNRVAQAEARLPEDVRRLGITTQKQSPTLTLVVHLFSPNGKYDSLYMRNYATLKVKDELARLPGVGQIQIFGSGEYAMRIWLDPNKVAARGLTASDVVTAMQEQNVQVSAGQLGAEPLPKESDFLISINAQGRLHTEEEFGNIVLKTSEDGSVVRLRDVARIEMGSGSYALRSQLNNKDAVGIGIFQSPGANAIDLSNAVRAKMEELSTRFPEDMKWAAPYDPTVFVRDSIRAVVQTLLEAVVLVVLVVILFLQTWRASIIPLIAVPVSVVGTFSILYLLGFSLNTLSLFGLVLAIGIVVDDAIVVVENVERNIEEGLAPLAAAHQAMREVSGPIIAIALVLCAVFVPMAFLSGVTGQFYKQFAVTIAISTVISAINSLTLSPALAALLLKPHGAPKDFPTRLIDRLFGWIFRPFNRFFHRSSNGYQGLVGKTLGRRGAVFVVYLLLLCAAGVMFKAVPGGFIPTQDKLYLIGGVKMPEGSSLARTDAVIRKMSEIGMNTEGVDYAVAFPGLNALQFTNTPNTGTVFFGLKPFDQRKHSAAEINAEINAKIAQIQQGFGFSILPPPILGLGQGSGYSLYIQDRAGLGYGALQNAVNTMSGAIMQTPGMHFPISTYQANVPQLDVQVDRDKAKAQGVSLTDLFGTLQTYLGSSYVNDFNQFGRTWRVMAQADGQFRDSVEDIANLRTRNSQGEMVPIGSMVKITTTYGPDPVIRYNGYPAADLIGDADPRVLSSAQAMTQLDAMSKQILPNGMNIEWTDLSFQQATQGNTALIVFPVAVLLAFLVLAALYESWTLPLAVILIVPMTMLSALFGVWLTGGDNNVFVQVGLVVLMGLACKNAILIVEFARELEIQGKGIMEAALEACRLRLRPIVMTSIAFIAGTIPLILGHGAGAEVRGVTGITVFSGMLGVTLFGLFLTPVFYVTLRKFVTRGKVEREVLPA, from the coding sequence ATGGACTTTTCCCGCTTTTTCATCGACAGGCCCATTTTCGCTGCCGTACTGTCGATTCTGATTTTTATCACAGGATTAATCGCCATCCCGCTGCTGCCTGTGAGCGAGTATCCTGACGTCGTACCGCCAAGCGTGCAGGTGCGCGCAGAGTATCCGGGCGCCAACCCGAAAGTGATTGCCGAGACCGTGGCGACGCCGCTGGAAGAGGCGATCAACGGCGTCGAGAACATGATGTACATGAAATCCGTCGCCGGCTCGGACGGCGTGCTGGTCACGACCGTCACGTTCCGTCCGGGTACCGATCCGGATCAGGCGCAGGTACAGGTGCAAAACCGCGTAGCGCAGGCCGAGGCGCGTCTGCCGGAAGACGTGCGGCGCTTGGGCATCACGACGCAGAAGCAGTCGCCAACGCTTACGCTGGTGGTGCATCTGTTCTCGCCCAACGGTAAGTACGATTCACTGTACATGCGCAACTACGCCACGCTGAAGGTGAAGGACGAGCTGGCGCGTCTGCCCGGCGTCGGGCAGATCCAGATTTTTGGCTCCGGTGAATACGCCATGCGCATCTGGCTGGACCCGAACAAGGTTGCAGCCCGCGGGCTGACCGCCTCGGACGTGGTCACGGCAATGCAGGAGCAGAACGTGCAGGTGTCCGCCGGGCAGCTTGGCGCCGAGCCGCTGCCGAAAGAGAGCGATTTCCTGATCTCCATTAACGCTCAGGGCCGTCTGCATACCGAAGAAGAGTTTGGCAACATTGTCCTGAAAACGTCGGAGGACGGTTCGGTCGTCCGCCTGCGCGACGTGGCGCGTATCGAGATGGGTTCCGGCAGCTATGCGCTGCGTTCCCAGCTTAACAATAAAGACGCGGTCGGGATTGGTATCTTCCAGTCACCGGGAGCAAACGCCATCGATTTGTCTAACGCGGTGCGCGCGAAAATGGAGGAACTGTCCACCCGTTTCCCGGAAGATATGAAGTGGGCGGCACCTTACGATCCGACGGTTTTCGTGCGCGATTCTATCCGTGCGGTGGTGCAAACCCTGCTGGAAGCGGTGGTGCTGGTTGTACTGGTGGTGATCCTGTTCCTGCAAACCTGGCGCGCGTCGATCATTCCGCTGATCGCGGTGCCGGTGTCGGTGGTGGGGACGTTCAGCATTCTCTATCTGCTGGGCTTTTCGCTTAACACCCTCAGCCTGTTCGGGCTGGTGCTGGCCATCGGCATCGTGGTGGACGACGCCATCGTGGTGGTGGAAAACGTCGAGCGAAATATCGAAGAGGGGCTTGCGCCGCTTGCGGCGGCGCATCAGGCGATGCGTGAGGTCTCCGGGCCGATTATCGCGATTGCGCTGGTGCTGTGCGCGGTGTTCGTGCCGATGGCGTTCCTCTCCGGCGTTACCGGTCAGTTCTACAAGCAGTTTGCGGTGACGATCGCGATTTCCACGGTGATCTCCGCCATCAACTCGCTGACGCTCTCTCCGGCGCTGGCCGCGCTGCTGTTAAAACCGCACGGCGCGCCGAAAGACTTCCCGACCCGGCTTATTGATCGCCTGTTCGGCTGGATTTTCCGTCCGTTTAACCGCTTTTTCCATCGTAGCTCGAACGGCTATCAGGGGCTGGTGGGCAAAACGCTTGGCCGACGCGGCGCGGTGTTTGTGGTTTATCTTCTGCTGCTGTGTGCCGCGGGCGTCATGTTTAAAGCGGTGCCCGGCGGGTTTATTCCGACCCAGGATAAGCTGTATCTGATTGGCGGCGTGAAGATGCCGGAAGGCTCGTCGCTGGCCCGCACCGACGCGGTGATCCGCAAAATGAGCGAAATTGGCATGAACACCGAAGGCGTGGATTACGCGGTCGCGTTTCCAGGGCTGAACGCGCTGCAGTTCACCAACACGCCGAATACCGGGACGGTCTTCTTTGGCCTGAAGCCGTTTGACCAGCGCAAGCACTCAGCGGCGGAAATTAACGCGGAGATCAACGCCAAAATCGCGCAAATCCAGCAGGGCTTTGGTTTCTCCATCCTGCCACCGCCGATTCTGGGCCTGGGTCAGGGGTCAGGCTACTCGCTGTACATTCAGGATCGCGCGGGCCTGGGCTATGGTGCGCTGCAAAACGCGGTGAACACCATGTCCGGTGCAATTATGCAGACGCCGGGAATGCATTTCCCAATCTCCACTTACCAGGCTAACGTTCCGCAGCTGGACGTGCAGGTTGACCGCGATAAGGCAAAAGCGCAGGGCGTGTCGCTGACCGATCTGTTCGGTACGCTGCAAACCTATCTGGGCTCGTCGTACGTGAACGACTTCAACCAGTTCGGACGTACCTGGCGCGTGATGGCGCAGGCAGACGGGCAGTTCCGCGACAGCGTGGAGGATATTGCGAATTTACGCACCCGGAATAGCCAGGGCGAAATGGTGCCGATTGGCAGCATGGTAAAAATCACGACCACTTACGGGCCGGACCCGGTGATCCGCTACAATGGCTACCCGGCGGCAGATCTGATCGGCGATGCCGACCCGCGCGTGCTCTCGTCCGCTCAGGCGATGACGCAGCTGGACGCGATGTCTAAGCAAATCCTGCCGAACGGGATGAACATAGAATGGACGGACCTGAGCTTCCAGCAGGCCACCCAGGGTAATACGGCGCTGATCGTCTTCCCGGTCGCGGTGCTGCTGGCGTTCCTGGTGCTGGCGGCGCTGTATGAAAGCTGGACGCTGCCGCTGGCGGTGATCCTCATCGTGCCGATGACGATGCTCTCCGCACTGTTTGGCGTCTGGCTGACCGGTGGCGATAACAACGTCTTCGTGCAGGTGGGGCTGGTGGTGCTGATGGGGCTGGCGTGTAAAAACGCGATTCTTATCGTGGAGTTTGCCCGCGAGCTGGAAATTCAGGGCAAAGGCATCATGGAAGCTGCGCTTGAAGCGTGCCGCCTGCGTTTGCGTCCGATTGTGATGACCTCCATCGCCTTTATCGCCGGGACCATTCCGCTGATCCTCGGCCACGGCGCGGGCGCAGAAGTGCGTGGCGTCACCGGGATCACGGTCTTCTCCGGGATGCTCGGCGTAACGCTGTTTGGCCTGTTCCTGACACCGGTGTTTTACGTGACGCTGCGTAAGTTCGTCACGCGCGGCAAAGTGGAAAGAGAGGTTCTGCCTGCGTAG
- a CDS encoding HAMP domain-containing histidine kinase, protein MRNVWYLLKRPTLVRRIIIAQMVLLTLLWCIFLTFILLEDLRSPPILTGSKTYETIFTLVDHIGERPQDRNEVLEAFSKALREGYGGGEDPALSINLIVRKNNAIIYSSDGAPTGVMNTRLGEMQRVQSDGRTWTSRTLKSPRSDVEVTLFTPAGSWNFFIYLNSRGYYIMPLLVCIPFLLFPAWLSIRIAMRPWSKVVNEISLRRPDDLSPLKAGPRHRELRKMVDAINDFLARVRESAERERVFIADAAHELRTPLAAMRINVEALQSWASSESQRQLLAGIVRSNSRAARLVNQLLLMMHSEARIDTAMEPVPLTSLIQERMAALEPLASGRRIELEFFAEDEIWIAGVRERLMSLIDNLIENAVKYSPEGGRIQVEIRSADKSAQIRVSDEGPGIPVELRERVFDRFFRDPNQMQSGSGLGLAIVKAVALQHNSSVNLSTSAEGGLLVTVDFPDRTFS, encoded by the coding sequence ATGCGAAACGTCTGGTACCTCCTGAAGCGTCCCACGCTGGTACGGCGAATTATCATCGCTCAGATGGTGCTGCTCACCCTGCTGTGGTGTATTTTTTTGACCTTCATATTGTTGGAGGACCTGCGTAGCCCTCCGATACTCACGGGCAGTAAGACCTACGAAACCATTTTTACTCTTGTTGATCATATTGGCGAGCGCCCGCAGGACCGTAACGAGGTGCTGGAAGCGTTCAGTAAGGCGTTGCGGGAAGGCTATGGCGGCGGCGAAGATCCCGCATTATCAATCAACCTCATCGTTCGCAAGAATAACGCAATCATTTATTCATCGGATGGCGCTCCGACGGGGGTAATGAACACCAGGCTGGGGGAAATGCAGCGTGTTCAGAGTGACGGTCGTACCTGGACCAGCCGTACCCTTAAGTCCCCTCGTTCCGACGTGGAAGTTACGCTTTTCACCCCGGCCGGTAGCTGGAACTTCTTTATCTATCTGAACTCACGCGGCTATTACATTATGCCGCTGCTGGTCTGTATTCCTTTTCTTCTGTTTCCCGCGTGGCTGTCGATCCGCATTGCGATGCGTCCCTGGAGCAAGGTGGTGAATGAAATTTCATTACGCAGGCCAGACGATCTCTCTCCCTTAAAAGCCGGCCCCAGGCACAGGGAGCTTCGCAAAATGGTGGACGCGATAAACGATTTTCTTGCCAGAGTGCGGGAAAGCGCTGAACGGGAACGGGTTTTCATTGCTGACGCCGCGCACGAGCTGCGTACGCCGCTGGCAGCGATGCGCATCAACGTGGAGGCGCTGCAGTCCTGGGCGAGCAGCGAGAGCCAGCGGCAGCTGCTTGCAGGGATTGTGCGCAGCAACAGCCGGGCGGCTCGGCTCGTCAACCAGCTGCTGCTGATGATGCACAGTGAAGCGCGCATTGACACCGCGATGGAGCCCGTGCCGCTGACGTCACTCATACAAGAGCGAATGGCTGCGCTGGAGCCGCTGGCGTCCGGGCGCAGGATTGAGCTGGAATTCTTCGCTGAGGATGAAATCTGGATCGCTGGCGTCCGGGAACGTCTGATGTCGCTGATAGACAATCTTATTGAAAACGCCGTGAAGTACAGTCCTGAAGGCGGACGGATTCAGGTAGAGATACGCTCAGCAGATAAATCAGCCCAAATACGCGTCTCCGATGAGGGGCCGGGCATTCCGGTTGAATTGCGCGAGCGCGTCTTCGACCGGTTTTTCCGCGATCCCAATCAGATGCAGAGCGGAAGCGGACTGGGGCTTGCCATCGTCAAAGCGGTTGCACTGCAACATAACAGCAGCGTAAACCTGAGTACCTCAGCGGAAGGTGGCCTCCTGGTGACGGTTGACTTCCCGGACCGCACGTTTAGCTAA
- a CDS encoding MipA/OmpV family protein, protein MRNIELRHTFLHSLSGFRLKSIVPGVVLALLATPVMAAEQKDNVLTLGGGADVAPRYSGSDKSRVSAAQVVDYSMANGFFISTTRGIGYGNNIGNFDYSAALSYRAGRKDKDVSSDSIASGSDELRGMGEIKGSAIVVPGLGYKVTDWLNLQLQAEVPVSERDNGEAVHFGISSPLYASSKNEVTLALTGSWGSGKYMQTYYGVSDAQSSASGFARHDAGAGIYAWSMNLDWAHKLTSRWSVLAAAGVTQLTGDAGDSPIVQRKTSPTGSLKVTYSF, encoded by the coding sequence ATGAGAAACATCGAACTGCGTCATACGTTCCTCCATTCACTTTCGGGCTTCAGACTAAAAAGCATAGTGCCGGGCGTTGTTCTGGCGTTACTGGCCACCCCGGTAATGGCGGCAGAGCAGAAGGACAATGTCTTAACTCTGGGGGGCGGCGCGGACGTCGCGCCACGCTACTCGGGTTCGGATAAAAGCCGCGTCAGCGCGGCTCAGGTGGTGGATTACTCGATGGCGAATGGCTTCTTTATCAGCACCACGCGGGGTATCGGTTACGGCAATAACATCGGTAATTTCGATTACAGTGCAGCCCTGAGCTATCGCGCAGGCCGTAAAGATAAAGACGTCAGCAGCGATTCGATCGCCTCCGGCAGCGACGAGCTGCGTGGAATGGGCGAGATAAAAGGCTCGGCAATCGTTGTGCCCGGGCTGGGGTACAAGGTGACCGATTGGCTTAACCTGCAGCTGCAGGCTGAGGTGCCGGTTTCTGAGAGAGACAACGGAGAGGCGGTGCATTTCGGCATTTCCAGCCCGCTCTATGCCTCCTCAAAAAATGAGGTGACGCTGGCGCTGACCGGCAGTTGGGGATCCGGCAAGTATATGCAGACGTACTATGGCGTCAGTGACGCGCAGTCGAGCGCATCGGGGTTTGCCCGACATGACGCCGGGGCCGGGATTTATGCCTGGTCTATGAATCTTGACTGGGCCCACAAGCTCACCTCGCGCTGGAGCGTGCTTGCCGCTGCGGGGGTTACGCAACTGACGGGGGATGCGGGTGACAGCCCGATCGTACAACGTAAAACGTCCCCCACGGGGAGCTTGAAGGTGACGTACAGTTTTTGA
- a CDS encoding MFS transporter, with translation MPLVTKTLNHKTLIRIAAVIAFIQFTNALEYMMFNPIFAFMAADFAVPVSFSGYVSGLYTTGAVLSGIIAFYWIGRFNKKRFLIANMALLGLLTFLTTLTSSFSLLLTLRFCAGLLGGTTMGVGISILINHAPTHLRGKMLATVIASFSIVSIAGMPTILFLCTHYGWHIALWFISTLCLLALPLIVTIIPQDRVSFETPHSQPLNVDILLFASANALVQFSPMLVVPVLVPLLLQQPGASQDMLSWLFFGGGMAGYLSTKMTGVLTTRFSAVVLATASTIVFILSLLIPILGLPHPALFITLFLGASYSRLVSSSAVTIQFPDNRQRAGFMSLQTSMMYLITTIAFFLSSFLLPGYDMTQQKMNTLLTVSAISALGFPIIVIFLQKKLAKRKNQPDLLVID, from the coding sequence ATGCCACTGGTCACAAAAACGTTAAATCATAAAACCCTCATACGAATCGCTGCTGTAATTGCTTTTATCCAGTTCACGAATGCGCTGGAATATATGATGTTCAACCCTATTTTTGCTTTTATGGCGGCTGATTTTGCTGTTCCCGTATCCTTCTCAGGCTACGTTTCTGGCCTGTACACAACAGGTGCCGTTCTGTCGGGCATTATCGCTTTTTACTGGATCGGTCGTTTTAATAAGAAACGCTTTCTCATCGCCAATATGGCTCTCCTGGGGCTGCTGACCTTTTTAACGACATTGACTTCCAGTTTTAGCCTTTTGCTTACATTACGATTCTGTGCAGGATTGTTGGGCGGTACCACAATGGGGGTGGGTATCAGTATATTGATAAACCACGCACCGACTCACTTGCGTGGAAAAATGTTAGCGACGGTGATTGCGTCATTTTCGATAGTAAGCATTGCGGGAATGCCCACAATATTATTTTTATGTACTCATTATGGCTGGCATATCGCTTTGTGGTTCATCAGTACGCTGTGTTTGTTGGCGTTGCCACTGATTGTCACCATCATTCCACAAGATCGCGTTTCTTTCGAGACACCCCATTCGCAGCCTCTCAATGTGGATATTTTACTGTTTGCTTCCGCTAATGCGCTTGTACAGTTTAGCCCAATGCTGGTCGTTCCTGTTCTGGTACCATTACTGTTACAGCAGCCTGGCGCTTCTCAGGACATGTTGTCCTGGCTATTCTTCGGCGGGGGGATGGCAGGGTACCTGTCGACAAAAATGACAGGCGTGTTAACGACACGTTTTTCTGCTGTGGTTCTGGCGACAGCTTCAACTATCGTTTTTATTCTGAGTTTGCTCATACCAATCCTGGGGCTTCCGCATCCGGCGCTATTTATTACTTTATTTCTCGGTGCATCTTATAGTCGTCTGGTTTCATCTTCGGCGGTTACGATTCAGTTTCCTGATAACAGGCAACGCGCAGGATTCATGTCATTACAAACATCAATGATGTATTTGATTACAACGATCGCATTTTTTTTGTCTTCTTTTTTATTACCTGGGTATGACATGACACAACAAAAAATGAACACGTTACTAACGGTTAGCGCCATTTCCGCATTAGGGTTCCCAATCATCGTTATCTTTTTGCAAAAGAAACTGGCTAAACGTAAGAACCAACCCGACCTTCTCGTCATTGATTAG
- a CDS encoding Rrf2 family transcriptional regulator has protein sequence MLDYRFPTALQMVLSVAMAEQLGERSTSAILAYGLEANPSFIRKLMVPLTRDGIIVSTLGRNGSIHLGRPPEEITLRDIYLSVTEDKKLWASRPDVPARCVVSANACWYFKSISEEAEQASLAVLARHTVASALDEVKKADTSGCDPLPELIAQYKKAH, from the coding sequence ATGTTAGATTACCGCTTCCCGACAGCTTTGCAGATGGTTCTCAGCGTAGCGATGGCGGAGCAACTAGGTGAACGTTCGACAAGTGCAATTCTGGCCTACGGCCTGGAAGCCAATCCGAGCTTTATCCGCAAATTGATGGTTCCACTCACGCGCGACGGCATTATCGTCTCAACGCTTGGCCGCAACGGCTCTATTCATCTTGGTCGACCGCCGGAAGAGATCACCCTGCGCGATATCTACCTTTCGGTCACCGAAGATAAAAAACTCTGGGCGTCGCGCCCTGACGTGCCGGCCCGCTGCGTGGTCAGCGCGAACGCCTGCTGGTACTTTAAATCGATTTCCGAAGAAGCGGAGCAGGCATCGCTCGCGGTACTAGCGCGCCACACCGTGGCAAGCGCGCTGGACGAGGTCAAAAAAGCCGATACCAGCGGGTGCGATCCTTTACCTGAACTTATTGCCCAGTACAAAAAAGCCCATTAA
- a CDS encoding response regulator — protein sequence MKILLIEDDLDLGNGVRIALSDQGFDVIWVRRKEDALHQLDVCAPELVLLDLGLPDGDGMSLMTRLRQQLKGIPVIILTARGTLQDRLCGLDAGADDYLVKPFVLAELLARVRALARRSYGFENEAIEIRGLSLHVPTRRVTVSARHVELTASEYALLETLMLRADRVITRRFLEERIFGNKENLSNALDVHMGNLRRKIGEGYVRTVRGVGYVIDTVAVQKVTG from the coding sequence GTGAAAATTTTACTAATCGAAGACGACCTGGATCTCGGCAATGGCGTGCGTATCGCCCTTTCAGATCAAGGATTTGATGTCATATGGGTTCGCCGTAAAGAGGATGCGCTGCATCAGCTTGACGTCTGCGCGCCGGAACTTGTTTTGCTCGACCTGGGGCTGCCCGACGGCGACGGCATGAGCCTGATGACGCGTTTGCGCCAGCAGCTGAAGGGGATCCCCGTCATCATCCTAACGGCGCGAGGTACGCTGCAGGATCGCCTGTGCGGGCTGGATGCCGGTGCAGACGACTATCTTGTCAAACCCTTCGTTCTCGCCGAACTGCTGGCGCGAGTCAGGGCTCTTGCCCGACGCAGCTACGGTTTTGAAAATGAGGCAATAGAGATCCGGGGCTTATCGCTTCATGTACCGACGCGTCGCGTGACGGTGAGCGCGCGTCACGTTGAATTGACGGCCAGTGAATATGCGCTTCTTGAAACGTTGATGCTGCGCGCTGACCGGGTGATTACCCGACGTTTTCTGGAAGAAAGGATATTCGGCAACAAAGAAAATCTCAGTAATGCGCTCGACGTCCATATGGGGAATTTGCGGCGGAAAATTGGTGAAGGCTATGTGCGAACGGTGCGGGGCGTCGGGTACGTCATTGATACCGTTGCTGTTCAGAAGGTGACGGGGTAA